AATTTCACCAGTTGAATCATAAGATTCTGATctacatttttcaatgaaattagAGAAACAAACATTTTTTACGTTTCTTTCCAAGACCTTTATGTGATTTGAATTAAGAAACTTTGGATagaaaaattcttttagaattttatattcagaAAATCTAGTAGACATTTTCAAAGTATCATCAAGCTTATCGATTTCATCTTTTAagataattctttttttaattaaaccTGTCATATGTTTCAGTGACGATATATCACGGAGTAATAGATTAGCAAATTCCATTCTCTGATTAATCTGAGTAATATCTAAAAGATTATAGGAGTTGGCATCAAATATCCTTACCAATGGAGCGCCTCTTTTTAATTCTCTTTTCATTGACCAATATTTACATAATTCATAGCTTAActtatttgtattttcaAAGTTCAAAACCGTAAGAAAAGTAGATAAGTTATCTGCAAATATCTGTGGGGCAATGGGTGTTCCACGATTAGTTCTCCAAATGTGCTTTGCTATTTTGCCATTACTTGAATTGCTGGAAGTTGATTTgataatgttattattatgcattaaattcttaaaatatctttttgttttaataagCCCTTCTTTGCAATCTGGCCAAAATCTAGGAGAATGTTTATCACAAAAACTTTCTATTGTTAAATCATTTACTGTCTGGTTTTGCGCTACACTACTTACtggaatattattaaatgacatatataaattcgATCTCTTGGCACAAGTAACATGATATGCTgtaaaacaatttttattactaCATTGGATGCAAGCTCCTATTTTTTGATCACAAATGTAACAATTTAATCTCCACcttgatttattaatatttttcattccTTCAATTGGTTCCATATAGTTCAAATttgcaaaatataattcTGGGAGCCAAAGGGCGCACACTACATGGGCCCAAGAGCCAGTGTCCGTTTGTTTAAATGCACCCGTAGTGCTGGGACAAAATAAACAATCAACTTTTCTATCCTTAGAAACTAAACATAGTCGACATAACCATTGACCTTCTggaataaaaatgataccATAACATTCTTGATGAACCGCTAGATTACATCCATCACAAAATACAATAGCATTTGTTTGCGTACTTTCACCTCCACCGCAGACAGCGCATGCATGTTCAATACTCCCTGTGCCATCATCAGAACCATATAGTTGGTAATGTATTTGTGAAGCTTTTCTTTGGTAATCCTGTGAGTTAATATCTGCTGTTAAAGATTTTGGTGGAATATGTTTTTCTAAATTGTGCCACTTCATTTCCAATATGCTAATAgttgtttcaaaaatttcagGTGTCATATTTCCCTTTGCTAATTTCTGATTTAAAGACTCTAAATAAAGAGCATCTTGTTCATCCATGTCATATccaatattaaatttattagaatttgGAACTATGCTTGATAATgctttcaaaatttttggTTGGATATTTGGAGAAGAATAAatgtcattaaatttatttatatatgcaATTTTAGAGTCATCATTAATTGATGGATGAAGAGAAGAGTCTGTTCGAGGCCTTTTTGAAGGCCTTGCTACTCTTTTTGGATATTTCGGTGTATCTAATTGATTAATCGAAATAGTAGTCTTTTTTATATCATTCCTATGACGATTTAATATGATCGGTTCAATCGTAACTTTCccattaaaaattaattgtttcAGTTGCACTTTCGGCACTTGATCTTTTTCAGTATCCTTATGCTCAGCGTGATCTCCACTGTTCAAGTTATCATCAGctgaatcattattatctttgTATAATGTAAGTGGTATGATCGTATTTTTAGTTAAATCATCATAAAATTCTTCGAAATTTCGCTCTTCTCTTAATTTAGGACCATCGTCCTTAAGCTCTCCCGACATTGTAATTTAGTATATCAACATGCACACTAAGTTAAAACAGATATCTGCATTAGTATAGAAAATACAATATCTAATCTTTACTTGTAGATATAATGAACTGTTAAAAGGATACCTTCTTAAATGGATAACttgttgttttctttttcctttttcttttgatcttatttataaatactgtcaatagaaaaatttacTAACGCGAAACAATGAATAAAGAAGACGCATCTATTAAAGCATAAGCACATTTAAAATAAGGCTCGTGGGCTGTAAAATATGTATGACTATTAATGTAATAACAAATGTTTGATTCATATATGGATCTATGTATTTCCTATATTGCTGtacatataatataacGGTTGTTTAAGAAGTAACTGGtcatattttctttttctttttcttaatCGATGACAGCTCAGTTATCATTGCTCATCAACGgtattatttcattatagTTCGGAGGTTCATGCAAATCCGTTTCACCTCTATACGAGCCAATGGACTCTGTGCTACAACTCACGGTATCATCGTTATTGCTGccatcttcatcttcatcatccTGAATTGCATGCTCATTATCATGGTATTTACCAACAGAGTAATTCGGgttgaagatattattttgtgGCATCGAGACATGATTGAAAGATGTCGCACGATTTCTTTGCTTATTTGATACATTTGGAGCTAAAAGCCCATCTAGATTACCATAATTGGAACCAACCGAAGATTTGAGTCTTGgatcaaattttgaagtGCCATCACCGGAAAATGTCTTCGTTCTAGTTAGAATGTTGTTCAAATCCTCTGAAGTTCTATGAGCATGAGGATTCGAAGATTCTCCAGATACAGATGAGGCTCTAGATAAGTTTAATTGTTGAATGTGTAAATCATCGATGTATCTTTCATCTTCTGGATTTCCAGAATTAACTGAGAATAAAAATGGCGAGTTTATTGGGGATCCAGGAACCGAAATTGCTTGCTCAAAAGTTGGCAACGATGAAGTAATAACCGGAGAGCTTGGATTTTTATCAGTGGTCAAAGCCATTTCATAAGTTGGCAATTCTAAATTCTCAGCATTACATAAttctgatattaaaaaaatcgGGATGTCTATCAAGACTTCATAATTTCTTAGTTTGGCTGAATCATCTGCATCGGGTTTACAAATTCTTAACATAATTTCAAGTTTATGCCTGCAATGGATATTGCTGAAATGTAAACTGTCCAAATATAAACCACGCTTGGCTTTGTTAATTCTTGTATGGCATTGAACAGTATTTTCTGCATTGGTATAAAACTTTGTTTCATGTAATCTTGGATCAGGCGCAGCAGAGTGTTTGTCTGATTCTCTCGATATAATAGAAGCTCTCCTACTTGAAAAAAATCCCATAACACCACTTTTATGTGGTTGTTCATTCTCTTTCTCTGAATTTGTCTCCAATGAATAAAGATCAATACCATACGGAGGTATTAATTTAGCCGATTTTTGATCCATATCAAAGTACTTTGGGAATTCTAACTGTGAAACTATGGTCAATGGTTCATTAAATCCTTTGActtcttttttcttatGTTTGGATTTTGGACTGCCTTCATCTGGAATTTCAGTGTATGATAATATGTTATCATCTATACAGTTATCTATAATTTCTTCTCTAATAGAACGTGAACCTTTATCTTTTGTTCTAATCTCTAATAATGACAAATTACGTTCTTTTTTCCTTTTCTGGTCAAATTCCATAAAATATGGATTATATGGATCTTTTGcaacaatatcaatttgGTCATATTCGTATTCAAGATCTTTACTAACAAAAGTAATTTTCTCTACAATACTTACACGAACCcttttaactttaatatcttttgttAACGGAGCCagtttaattttaataggaaatttattatttacaggAACATATTTTTGACCAAATGAAATCTCATAAGATAATGATTTAGACCATACcctattaatataaatagattTGTTTGCAGTCGAGATAGAAATTGGCGGAGGAgatctaataatattgatggGCATCTCAGAATACATATCAGTTGTAGAATTTGAAACCACATTTGAACTACCTGAAGCGGAACTTGTATTAGTATGAAGTTGCTCTTTTACTTTTTTAAACAAGTTAAATTTATGAGCGAAAGGAGCACCGTCATTTGTGGTTGATTTATTTGTACTATTCTTTGGATTTGTATTTTTCTTAGTCTGGAGTGCTGAACCTTTATCCAACTCTTTTAAAGCAACACACAATCTATATCCGACTCTCGCAGATggtaaatatatagattCTGGGATGTTAttagtaaaaataattggTAAAATGAACATATAATCACCAGGTTGAAATACATTTTCGTTATCTGACTTAGAAATTTCTTCaaacaatttctttttattttttaatttatcagtGTATATTCTTTTGTAGGGATCACTAACTTTGAAAAAGGTTTCTTTACTTGTAGAATTATTCTTTCCATTTTCCTTATTTATTccttttatcaaatttatgttattattttcgattattttattatcatctgCTTTCGAttcatcaattattaaaggGATATAAAGGTTGTAATTATGGATCCCAAGTAACCAATTAGATGATCCTGCATTataaatttcttctttaaacGTTTTTGTTGGCGGAACGCCTTCATTCCAATATATCCTTACCCTTGCACACAATTCTACATTAATATCGGATAAAGTCATTGTCTTATTGAGAGATAAAATGACTGCAATACTATATGAAAACATAGAATCATCAATATCGATATCAATGTTAGAGTTGACAGTACTTTGATTCTCAGGTGTTGATTCAGTTGACTCACctccattattatttgttagAGTGTCGTTTGTTTCCGTTTGTTGACTGTTAAGATTTCTATTTGcagataaattattttctatttcctcttcttctgtGGAACCATGTAATCTTGCCAAATATTCATCATCTGTTGTGGAAACAGTCGGTAAAAAGACACAATCGCCTGTGCTTGCCATCGATATCCTCAGATCGTTACTTACATCTGTTGTGATGACTTTTGGCTGCAAGAAACCTCGTTCCGTCAAATATTCCTCCAGGAATTCCTTTCCAAAAGATTCATTTGTAATTACAGAACCATTTTTACCGTTTCTATCATTAATATGTTTTCGACGTAAAATGAGTCTCTTTGTTTCGAAATCATCTAAATCCTCAACGTGTGATCTTGTCgcttcttcaatttttgcGACCGCAGAAGTATTAATCTCATTTAAAGGGTCAAAATTTCTATACATTCCAACATTAACGTTACCGTTGTTAACTATTGGAGTACTATTAGTACTATACCttctatttttaattttcaaatgatttGGCTGCAGAGTTGAGACAGGCGAAGACAAATCATTCTCTTCGTCTGTAAAAGAGTTCGACAAACTCCTAGGATGCAATCTATTTTTACTCATATCCACCATAGCAGGTTGTGGAGGTTGAATATTGACAGCCACCGCACTCTTCGGTAGCTGACTAGCACCATCTCGCTCATCCGTCTGCACTCCAGCATTGGGCACAATAGAAGTCAACACATTTTTCAGACCGTGTTTATTCGAATTCACCATTGTATCCagtaattaattaatgttTTATCTGTTAATTGTCTTCGACTGTTTTATCTTATTTATCCCTTAAAACTTAAATGAAAGCaataaaccaaaaaaatatacaacCTTACAAGTCAATTTCAAACACCTGCACAATAGATACTAacacacacatacatacatacacGTGCAAGTAGACGAGTTGTAAACCGAAATGCACTCATAAAAATGATACTCAAATGCAAAGAACTATCCACCTTTATATAGAAAATTGTAAACGACTATCTTCAGTTCTGtctaaatatatttacaatttttatGTTGTAGTCATTTGAAGGATAAGTTAAGATAATGATCCGCGGCGGCTTCCGGGACGGATGGCGAGTAAGTTCTGTATCTATTTAATAACAAGCCATCACAGCGACTACATGATTTAAAGATGTTGCACATCTCTTATCACTTCCCACAAGACCATATGGTATCGGAGAAGCTTATATTGTAGTGATTCTTTGGATATGGTATTTGTTCAAGAGAGGGTTCGCGGTTTTAAAGGTTCGTTAGGGAGGGCGGCAAACGCGGGCTAGGTAGCAGTCGCTGGATTTAGGCACCAAGGTAATACAGAGACGGTAAAGCTTGAGATATAGATTTAAAAAGTGCAAAGGTCAATGGTTTTGACATCTGTTGAGTTAATGGAAGGTCTGGAGCTATGGAGATGGTTGATAAGTACGCTCTTCACGCCTGTCCCCCTTGCCAAGTGACGCTGTTGTGTGGGGAAATGGGAAAGTCAGTGAGACTACCGCAGTCTTGAGGCGCTACGCGCGGGTAACTGATATTCGTTTCAGGTGATTTTGTTTGTATAGTAATGGTACCATCTAGTGAGAAGATAGAGGGAGGGTGAAATGGGTAGTGGATATGGAGTTATCTCTATCAGCGTTTTGGTGGTACGTGGTTCGAGATTCGTAGTGGCCTGCACTGGGCCTGGAGTAGCAGGGAATGTCGCTAAGATGTTACGATTGGTGAGTTTTTTTTACCGGAAAGAATGCAGGTCTGCACTCTCTATGAGCGAGAGAGGGCAAGCAGGATTTAATATAAGTTATAAGAGAAGGATGATATGAGTGTTTTTGGTTCAATCATTCTCTTCTGATTAACCAGAAAATATCATCACAGAACACATTATCAAGCAATCACAATGTTCAGAAACACTTTGACAAAACAAGTCCGTTTATTTTCTACTACCAACGCCAAGTTTGGCACTAAAGTCTTTATGGAACCTTCCATCAATGGTACAAAAGTTGGCAGAATTGAATTCGAATTATACGATGACGTTGTCCCAAAGACAGCTGAAAACTTCAGAGCTTTATGTACCGGTGAAAAGGGATTCGGTTACAAGAATGTCCCATTCCACAGAATCATCCCAAACTTCATGCTACAAGGTGGCGACACTGATTTAGCTAATGGTATGGGTGGTAAATCAATTTATGGTGATAGATTCAACGACGAAAACTTCGTTAAGTTGCACACCAAACCAGGTCTATTATCAATGGCCAATGCTGGCCCAAACACAAACGGTTCCCAATTCTTTATTACAACTGTCCCATGTAAATGGTTAGATGGCCACCATGTTGTGTTCGGTGAAGTCACCAAAGGTATGGACATTGTCAAGAAGATCGAGTCCTATGGCTCTGAAAATGGTACTCCAAGTGCTGAGATCATTATCGAGGAAGCTGGtgaattgtaaataatttcaaaagagTTAACTTTTGTGAAGCCAGGTAAATAACagacacacacacatatatatataactaaATACATCGCTACTGATATAGTATAATCTATTTTCTGTCCTGTAAATACACGACAATTACTTCAATTTGTTTACATGGATCTCTCTATTACAATTTCAATGTCTTCTCTTGGAAcgttatattatttttaagagAAGTCGCAGCTAAAGCGAAGATACATTTTTGATCTGTAACATTAGAGAAAGTGGAAAATGGACTAGCATTAACCTAATCCCATATGCATTTATTTAAGGTTCTagaaacatatatatactgaTCTGTGCCATTGCTTATAAAATCTTAGTAAGCAATTTTGTTTCTGATATCCTATTGAGgtgtttatttaataatacgGTGGATTTTAGAGACTGCAAACATACTTGCGATGACTATCTACTCGTTTTGGATATTTGATAAACATTGTAATTGTATATTCAACAGAGAATGGACTTTATCATCAGATAGCAGCAGTGGCACtacaaattcaaaacaaaattCAGAGACTGCAAAACTACTGTATGGGTTGATTTATTcattaagaaatataactcaaaaattatcaaacaCTGAGAGtggaaataaaaatgatataagAACGATCTCAACAGGTAAGTATCGAGTCCATACATATTGCACAGCTACAGGTCTTTGGTTTGTTCTATTGACCGATTTTTTCCAACAGTCATATTTACAAGTGTTACAACATATTTACAGTCATATTTATGTTAAATACGTCTCacataatttattattaccataCGATTTAACAGAAAACCAACCAATTTTAATGAGGGGTCAAGGTACTAGGAAAATAACGAATAGACATTTCATAGCTGCATTAGAGTCATTTTTATCTCCAATAGTTGAATAATCGCAAAgattaattaatttcattgagATGATTTACTCAagaattatcattaaaagatatatacgtctataaatataaatactcTTTAAGATCATTTTAAATAACGTTCAAAGTTAAATGACATTTGttgaatcaaaaaaataattccaaAATTCATCGTTCATAGCTGTATATCCTGACTCAATTGAATTGAGAtcagaaaaaatatcatttaattgtAAACTGTCGTCAACCCACGGAGTCAATTCATAAGCATCTGAATTTACTTCATTAGAGGGATTTTTACTGCTTCCACGTTCATAACTTTCAGTATTTGTTACtgaaattttgttatttgcCACATGAGGATCACTCGATAAGAAAGTATCATTGAACTGTAGATTacttttttgtttatttaatagCGGTCTATCCATTACTGATACTGAAATGAGATCTTTAACTTTTGTTGCAAATGTTTGAGCAAATAATGCTATGACATATTGCATCTTTATTAAGTAATTATTGAATGGGTTCAAAATGGATGCATCcttaatttttaatgtaACTTGATTAATTAAACTAGTAGTACCTTTTGTGATTTCTTCTAAAGAATGAAATTCAGCCAACACTATCGTAAAATACCTTAATTTTAAGAGTAGCACACCCACTGTGTATACAATCCTATTGATCAGATAAAGAGGTATGTTAGATATTGAATCtgaatcaaattttaaaaatgtttttaagCAGAGTTGGCAATATTTCTGACACTTTAGAAATGCAATCTTTACTTCATTGGGCAAAGTGTTTCCTTGAATGACATTATTTCCGTATTGTGAcctattttgaatatactTACTTATCGTATATTCATGCAGATAAACGTCAACGGAGTATAAAAACGATAGAACTTTTGTATTATCGGGTGATATTTCAAGTCTCAATCTATCAAGCTGttcttctaattcatttattaagGATAACAATGGCTTATTAGGATGAGGTATACTTTCAAAAACCTCTTCtgtataaatattttcatataaaaacaaatgaaTTTCCTCAAGTGCATGATTTATCCTGACAAATATAACTAGTTGACGATTTCCCTTGTCAGGATATAGCAGGTCATTGGATGAAGTTGTTTCCAAATACTTACATACTTGTTCAATCAGTGGAGACCATGGTGTTTGAATAGTCTGCCgtaaaaatatagaaatattaatagaTGATAtgtaattcattaatatcaGATTATAACCATTCGGTACACCTAATAAAGGAGATGTCACTTTCAATTTATGATATTCTGGGTCCTCGTCACTTAATATACCAAATATTTGACTAACTGATGTCGGTCCTAAATCTTTAACAAGTGAGCAACacatataattaaatatgtGAAATTTTGTTTTCGAAAACCATTCAGGAAAATTATACCATGTACATATAGTCAACATAGATTCAATTTgttcaattgatttttcaccttttaaaaaaattgaattggATATTAAATGAACTGTTAGGCCATCTAACCttacatttttttctaGAGTAGTTTGACTTGAATCCAACTTTATCGAAACACAGGACATAATAGCACTAAGCAAAATAGGTTTTTCCTTCCAAAATTGTCTTACTGTGAtatcttttgaaatcttGATAGAGCAGATAGGAAATTTgactgaaaaattatttctataATAAGCTAGTCTAAATGTAGCTTCCTCTTCCGTAAGTATATcaaatagaaatatatCTCTAATATTCAAAGGAAAATCTGTATTCTTTAAAAGTTCAATTCCATAGTGTGACATCTCTTCTAACTTTTTATTAGAAGTTTGTAACTTATCCTTCTGTGCTATCAATAGAGAGTATAAATCATTCTCAAAAGTACTACTAATGTGATAATTGTAGCGTACCTTCAGATCTGAATTTGTATCGTTGCTGTTTTTAAATCgtttatcatttttcaaagtaTTAAAATCAGAACCAGTATTAGCATGCATTTTCTGATGAGAAAACTGAGTTACTCCATTATTTATCGAATAGGTGTTAGGAAATAAATTAGAGTGCAAAACACCAGCATCTGATTGCAATATATGTATGGGCAGTGAATGCGGTGCTGGTAAGGAATTTGCCGTATTATTTGGTTGAATatctgttattatttttttaccAGAGATACTTGAAAAAGTGTCATATTTCTTCAAACGAACAGAATCATcgatattaatatcaatagaCAAACCATCTTGTTTATAGTCAGTAATATTGCTATTTCTTTTCCTATTTCTCTTACGTTTTGTCAAATCAAACACACATTTCAACCTCATTCTTTTGCATTTACTGCATGGTTTTCTATAAATATCTGCTAGGTCTGAAGGTAAACATTTTTGTTTCAAGCGATGACACCTAACACATGCAAAAGCTGATCTCTTGGATTTAGAAGATAAACGAGAGTCAATATGTACGGCAGAATTCAATCTTGGATCATTTTCAGGGACACCAACAATTGATGCCTTTGAATATTCCAAATCATCAGCTTTTGTGCTATGCAATGACATTAATTTCTCGCCCCCCTCACACAATATTGGCTTAAATCGCACTTCTCTACCATATCAGTCACTTTAGTCTAGTCCTTAAGATCAATAATCGACAATATCATAATAACACTTTTAATTGAACAAAAAACATTACAAATTTCAATCAGGGCTTTTCATTTCCGGACATTCCTTGGCGAGAATTAAGTAAAGAATGTTAAACTCATCTATTCTTAACTTAGTTCGAAATTCTTTACTCAGTCcctgaaatattaaatattaaatattaaatattaatttaaacaattcaCTGAATTATTGATCAATTTGATGCATTCTAGATTATGTTAAACTAGTTAAGAACTAATTTATGTATgtagatataaatattgcAAATAGTGATTAGATATTATTCTCTAGCTCTGCGGTAATTTGCATTATATGACGTATACGAATGGATTATTTAGATGGATTTTAATTAAACCTTTTTTGAACGATTTAAAGCCATGTGGCTCTTAACTAAGTGACCTGAACTCAAGGCCGATATTAAGGAAAGTTCTCCAACCAAGACTGCGCTTGCTACAACACTTGCTAATTTTCTGGCATTAGCACCTGGTTCAGTTAAATGGGGTCCGCGGACACCAACTAAGTCTAACATCGCGCCTTGTGCATCTAATACAGTACCGCCTCCGATAGTACCAACTTCAATGGATGGCATACTGACTGATACTTTCAAGTCGCCATTCACTTCACTCATCAAAGTTATACAGTTGGAACTTTCAACATTTTGGGCAGGGTCTTGTCCCATGGCAATGAATACTGCCGTGACTAAATTGGCAGCATGTGCATTATATCCACCAATAGCACCTGCCATTGCAGAAcctattaaatttttagaaatatttaccTCTACTAATCGTTTAACATCGgtcttcaatatttttctgACTGTCTCACCAGGCACAATTGCTTCCGCAACCACACTTTTACCCCGTCCTTCGATCCAATTAATTGCGGCAGCTTTCTTGTCAGTACAATAATTACCGGATATAGAAATTACTTCTAAGTCATTCCAGttatattcttctttcaTTTTACTTAAACAATGCTCAACACCATTTGAAATCATATTCATTCCCATTGCGTCACCCGTAGTTGTTACAAAACGAATATACAATAAATCTCCTGCCAAAGctgttttaatattttgtagACGAGCAAATCTAGATGTAGAATTGAACGCAACTTTCATTTTCTCTAAACCAATTTCTGAGTCTAACCACATCTTACACTCACTAGACCTCTTTAAACTTGGAAATTGGACACATGGCCCTCTACTCATTCCATCTTTGGTTATAACAGTTGTGAGCCCCCCACCTTCATTGACTGCTTTACATCCACGCATTGCAGATGCAACCAGACATCCTTCTGTGGTTGCCATAGGAATATGATAAACGGTACCATCAATTATTAATGGTCCTATTAAACCAACTGGGATAGGCATATAACCAATAACGTTTTCGCAACATGCTCCAAATACACGCTCATAGTTATATTGACGGTATGGCAAAAGTTCGGTGTCTAAGATAGGAATGTTTGCCATTTTGGCAATTGATTTTCTACGAATATAAACTGCTCTTTCCTTATCGTTCAAGTAAGTTTCTAACGAATACAGTGGTATTTTTCCATTAATTACTTCATCAATAACTTGTTGGTCATCAGAACTAATAGCAGGTTGTCTTTTAGAagattcatttttattaagtGTAACTTGTTTTTGTATATCTTGTTTTTGgaaatcttttaaattatttttctcaAGATAATTATGAGAATCAGaataaatctttttaattGCTAAAGTATCACCTACCAACCCTTTGCATTTCAATTCTGGAGTTTCCAACTTATTATCAACGTCCTCaattttttccaattttgtGACGCTATGATgtttcttctcttttttcGCCTCTTTTCTTTGATTATGAATTGTTTTCCTAGTCTGAGCTGTGTGAATATTGGCgacatttaataaatatatattactgGAACAACTTATAGCTAATAAACATAACATCAATTTACTGATAAGTTTATCTCTAATCGCATAGCTAATAAATTTGTATATCTCGATTAACATGAAATCCATCCAGCTTTCCTTGTGCACTTGTTTTGCGATATGGAAGAAATAAGATGCTGAGACTGAAAGTACTATATTTTTAGAATCTTGATTGAAGAGTTGCAGTATGTCTTGGATTTTTCTTCCCGGTATTTCGATATTACTACTACTTTTAATTTGTGATTTTGTATTTCTgacaaaaattaatagcAATTCAAATACGTTTACTAAAATTATTATGctaattaataaaactttCGCTATCCTTATTATCTTAGGAGATTTTAATGCAAAGTTCCTAAGACCTCTGTCAGGATCTTCATTTAGTCTCTCATTTGTATTTTCCCAGCTTGAAATGTTTAGTGCTGTATCTCTGTGAATAATATTGAGTTCTAGTTTCAACGATAAGATTGCACAATAAAATGTTACTGTCAGCAACAGGCCACACGAAAGAACACAGGCAGAAAGAATACAAACATGTTTAGCAAACTTAAGCTCTTTGCATAAAAAGGAGCAAATGATAAAGGAAATTATGGAAACTAAATATTCTTGAAGGAAATAAGtaccattattaattatcGAATCACTTATTATTTTACTGATCTCTTTTCTATCGATAATATTTATCAGTGAAATTGTTTTGGTAATATCTTTAGCTATCATAATTTTATGTTTAAACCCAACAATAACTAAAATAAATGGTAATCctgtaaataatt
The sequence above is drawn from the Tetrapisispora phaffii CBS 4417 chromosome 2, complete genome genome and encodes:
- the TPHA0B01590 gene encoding uncharacterized protein (similar to Saccharomyces cerevisiae HMG2 (YLR450W) and HMG1 (YML075C); ancestral locus Anc_4.343) → MIIKFKEMYLSFPGLIKIIGSASRTAAEYPIQLIITVLLISMYAYLSTIELLFEDWSSELKGYIMSMDNLKSADTNNYDDWNSKKYENFIKYKGTSSWINIDDQYSKTFGNIYNNDNFHHYYLFNVVIDDEEIETLSLTNLWPNVIQENSTLYILSENNSLNLNDIIGISNNTGWELIDPTPKLNFLELLLQRYNHQNFELKNILTNGTGFLIMAYFQIFYLIINLFLQMKNNGSNFWLGFMALVSSACSIILALFLNWHINGIKTTLTELFTGLPFILVIVGFKHKIMIAKDITKTISLINIIDRKEISKIISDSIINNGTYFLQEYLVSIISFIICSFLCKELKFAKHVCILSACVLSCGLLLTVTFYCAILSLKLELNIIHRDTALNISSWENTNERLNEDPDRGLRNFALKSPKIIRIAKVLLISIIILVNVFELLLIFVRNTKSQIKSSSNIEIPGRKIQDILQLFNQDSKNIVLSVSASYFFHIAKQVHKESWMDFMLIEIYKFISYAIRDKLISKLMLCLLAISCSSNIYLLNVANIHTAQTRKTIHNQRKEAKKEKKHHSVTKLEKIEDVDNKLETPELKCKGLVGDTLAIKKIYSDSHNYLEKNNLKDFQKQDIQKQVTLNKNESSKRQPAISSDDQQVIDEVINGKIPLYSLETYLNDKERAVYIRRKSIAKMANIPILDTELLPYRQYNYERVFGACCENVIGYMPIPVGLIGPLIIDGTVYHIPMATTEGCLVASAMRGCKAVNEGGGLTTVITKDGMSRGPCVQFPSLKRSSECKMWLDSEIGLEKMKVAFNSTSRFARLQNIKTALAGDLLYIRFVTTTGDAMGMNMISNGVEHCLSKMKEEYNWNDLEVISISGNYCTDKKAAAINWIEGRGKSVVAEAIVPGETVRKILKTDVKRLVEVNISKNLIGSAMAGAIGGYNAHAANLVTAVFIAMGQDPAQNVESSNCITLMSEVNGDLKVSVSMPSIEVGTIGGGTVLDAQGAMLDLVGVRGPHLTEPGANARKLASVVASAVLVGELSLISALSSGHLVKSHMALNRSKKV
- the BET5 gene encoding TRAPP subunit BET5 (similar to Saccharomyces cerevisiae BET5 (YML077W); ancestral locus Anc_4.345), which produces MTIYSFWIFDKHCNCIFNREWTLSSDSSSGTTNSKQNSETAKLLYGLIYSLRNITQKLSNTESGNKNDIRTISTGKYRVHTYCTATGLWFVLLTDFFQQSYLQVLQHIYSHIYVKYVSHNLLLPYDLTENQPILMRGQGTRKITNRHFIAALESFLSPIVE
- the TPHA0B01585 gene encoding Zn(II)2Cys6 transcription factor domain-containing protein (similar to Saccharomyces cerevisiae WAR1 (YML076C); ancestral locus Anc_4.344), which produces MSLHSTKADDLEYSKASIVGVPENDPRLNSAVHIDSRLSSKSKRSAFACVRCHRLKQKCLPSDLADIYRKPCSKCKRMRLKCVFDLTKRKRNRKRNSNITDYKQDGLSIDINIDDSVRLKKYDTFSSISGKKIITDIQPNNTANSLPAPHSLPIHILQSDAGVLHSNLFPNTYSINNGVTQFSHQKMHANTGSDFNTLKNDKRFKNSNDTNSDLKVRYNYHISSTFENDLYSLLIAQKDKLQTSNKKLEEMSHYGIELLKNTDFPLNIRDIFLFDILTEEEATFRLAYYRNNFSVKFPICSIKISKDITVRQFWKEKPILLSAIMSCVSIKLDSSQTTLEKNVRLDGLTVHLISNSIFLKGEKSIEQIESMLTICTWYNFPEWFSKTKFHIFNYMCCSLVKDLGPTSVSQIFGILSDEDPEYHKLKVTSPLLGVPNGYNLILMNYISSINISIFLRQTIQTPWSPLIEQVCKYLETTSSNDLLYPDKGNRQLVIFVRINHALEEIHLFLYENIYTEEVFESIPHPNKPLLSLINELEEQLDRLRLEISPDNTKVLSFLYSVDVYLHEYTISKYIQNRSQYGNNVIQGNTLPNEVKIAFLKCQKYCQLCLKTFLKFDSDSISNIPLYLINRIVYTVGVLLLKLRYFTIVLAEFHSLEEITKGTTSLINQVTLKIKDASILNPFNNYLIKMQYVIALFAQTFATKVKDLISVSVMDRPLLNKQKSNLQFNDTFLSSDPHVANNKISVTNTESYERGSSKNPSNEVNSDAYELTPWVDDSLQLNDIFSDLNSIESGYTAMNDEFWNYFFDSTNVI